The following coding sequences are from one Paenibacillus tundrae window:
- the secE gene encoding preprotein translocase subunit SecE, which translates to MKRSFKSLISFFSESWAELKKVRWPNRKELTNYTLIVLGTVVVMTLFFWVVDIGISFVIEAII; encoded by the coding sequence GTGAAACGAAGTTTCAAATCTCTGATTTCCTTTTTCTCAGAAAGCTGGGCTGAACTTAAAAAAGTTCGCTGGCCTAATCGCAAAGAGCTTACCAACTACACGTTGATTGTTCTTGGTACTGTTGTGGTTATGACGCTGTTTTTTTGGGTCGTTGACATCGGCATCTCCTTTGTGATCGAAGCGATTATTTAA
- the ispF gene encoding 2-C-methyl-D-erythritol 2,4-cyclodiphosphate synthase, which produces MIRVGQGFDVHQLVEGRPCIIGGVTIPHEKGLLGHSDADVLLHAISDAILGALALGDIGKHFPDTDPEFKDADSVKLLEHVWQLVKDRGYRLGNIDSTIIAQKPKMAPYIPQMAEVIAKVLEAEVDQVNVKATTTEQLGFPGRGEGIAAQSVVCLVRV; this is translated from the coding sequence ATGATTCGTGTAGGACAAGGGTTCGATGTGCATCAGTTGGTAGAGGGAAGACCTTGCATTATTGGTGGAGTGACGATTCCTCATGAAAAAGGGTTGTTAGGCCATTCGGACGCTGACGTGCTGCTACATGCTATTAGTGATGCGATTCTGGGTGCGCTGGCACTTGGTGATATCGGCAAACATTTCCCGGATACCGATCCGGAATTTAAGGATGCAGACAGTGTGAAACTTTTGGAACATGTGTGGCAGCTTGTGAAGGATCGGGGATACCGCCTCGGTAACATTGATTCAACCATCATTGCACAGAAGCCGAAGATGGCACCTTACATTCCACAGATGGCCGAGGTTATCGCTAAGGTACTGGAAGCGGAAGTAGATCAAGTGAATGTCAAAGCAACAACGACAGAGCAGCTCGGATTTCCTGGTCGGGGAGAGGGCATTGCAGCTCAATCGGTTGTTTGCCTTGTTCGCGTGTGA
- a CDS encoding NYN domain-containing protein encodes MADSRDVLLVDGYNMIGDWPELSKLAQNGLEEARNRLLSRLADYQAFSGRKVIVVFDAYLVPGLGKSFTQSKIQIYFTKEKETADECIERLVRELSMRRRQIYVATSDMVEQHVIFGQGALRVSARELLIEVEQNEKELQKRLEERQSQTTRNTLGGKLSPDVLKQFERWRRE; translated from the coding sequence ATGGCTGACTCCCGTGATGTGCTTCTTGTAGACGGGTACAACATGATCGGTGATTGGCCAGAGCTGTCTAAGTTAGCGCAAAATGGATTGGAAGAAGCACGCAACCGTCTTCTATCGCGTCTTGCTGACTATCAGGCCTTCTCTGGCCGAAAGGTCATTGTTGTTTTTGACGCCTACCTCGTGCCCGGACTCGGCAAATCCTTTACACAGAGCAAGATACAGATCTATTTCACAAAGGAAAAAGAGACGGCGGATGAATGCATTGAGAGACTCGTTCGGGAACTCAGTATGCGAAGACGACAAATCTATGTGGCTACAAGTGATATGGTAGAGCAACACGTCATTTTTGGACAGGGAGCTTTGCGTGTGTCTGCTAGGGAACTGCTGATTGAAGTAGAGCAGAACGAGAAAGAGCTGCAAAAACGATTGGAAGAGAGGCAGTCTCAAACGACACGCAATACACTTGGGGGGAAACTCAGTCCAGATGTTTTGAAACAATTTGAGCGCTGGCGCAGGGAATAA
- the nusG gene encoding transcription termination/antitermination protein NusG — translation MEKRWYVVHTYSGYENKVKANLEKRVESMGMEDKIFRVLVPMEEEVVNKDGKKKTVMRKVYPGYVLVEMIQTDDSWYVVRNTPGVTGFVGSTGSGSKPTALLPEEVEQILKHMGMVEPKPKIEFDIKESVRIKVGPFANFVGSVEEILVDKSKLKVHVNMFGRETPLELEYTQVEKI, via the coding sequence ATGGAAAAAAGATGGTACGTCGTTCATACCTATTCAGGGTATGAGAATAAGGTCAAAGCCAATTTGGAAAAACGCGTAGAGTCCATGGGCATGGAAGACAAGATTTTCCGCGTTCTTGTTCCGATGGAAGAAGAAGTGGTGAACAAAGACGGTAAGAAAAAGACCGTTATGCGTAAAGTTTACCCCGGTTATGTCTTGGTTGAAATGATCCAAACGGATGACTCTTGGTATGTTGTTCGCAACACGCCAGGTGTTACGGGATTTGTCGGTTCGACAGGTTCCGGGTCCAAACCAACTGCACTGTTGCCTGAAGAAGTGGAACAAATTCTGAAGCATATGGGCATGGTTGAACCGAAGCCGAAAATTGAATTCGATATTAAGGAATCCGTACGTATTAAAGTTGGTCCTTTTGCGAATTTTGTGGGCTCCGTGGAAGAAATTTTGGTAGACAAAAGCAAGTTGAAAGTGCATGTGAACATGTTTGGACGGGAAACACCGCTTGAGTTGGAATATACGCAAGTGGAGAAGATATAG
- the cysS gene encoding cysteine--tRNA ligase, with protein MTLQIYNTMSRAKEKFVPQEPGKVKMYVCGPTVYDYIHIGNARPVIFFDTVRGYLEQTGHDVNYVVNFTDVDDKLIRKAEQLGTDVPHVAEKFIAAYYEDLEGLGIPKASSNPRVTENMPLIIDFIRELVDKDIAYENGGDVYYRTSKFAEYGKLSKQNLQELQFGIRIGVDERKENPEDFVLWKAAKPGEIYWSSPWGDGRPGWHIECSAMAREYLGDTLDIHGGGQDLQFPHHECECAQSEVLTGKPLANYWMHNGFIRIDNEKMSKSLGNGVLVKDLRTQYKREAIRYFMLSTHYRNPLNFTEDTMEQAQNSVDRITNAVVNLKHRLQAVTVDQDSSVEFTARLEQIREQYHEKMQDDFNTPDAITALFEWAGEANQLLQQDVVNAADIRALLELFSELNAVLRIYTDAEPELLDDEIERLIEERVEARKSKNWARADEIRDELSAQGILLEDTAQGMRWRRK; from the coding sequence ATGACGCTTCAAATTTACAATACAATGAGTCGTGCAAAAGAAAAATTTGTCCCTCAAGAGCCGGGGAAAGTGAAGATGTATGTGTGCGGACCGACGGTATATGATTACATCCATATTGGTAATGCACGTCCAGTGATCTTCTTCGACACGGTTCGCGGTTATTTGGAACAGACCGGACATGACGTGAATTATGTCGTTAACTTTACAGATGTTGACGATAAGCTTATCCGCAAAGCAGAGCAGCTCGGTACAGACGTACCGCATGTAGCAGAGAAATTTATTGCAGCCTATTACGAAGACCTTGAAGGACTGGGTATTCCTAAGGCTAGCAGTAATCCGAGAGTAACCGAAAACATGCCGCTCATTATTGATTTCATCCGTGAGCTGGTGGATAAGGATATCGCATACGAAAACGGTGGGGATGTATACTATCGTACTAGCAAGTTTGCGGAGTATGGTAAGTTATCTAAGCAGAATTTGCAGGAGCTTCAGTTCGGTATTCGCATCGGTGTGGATGAGCGTAAAGAGAATCCGGAAGACTTCGTTCTGTGGAAGGCTGCTAAGCCAGGAGAAATCTACTGGTCTAGTCCATGGGGAGATGGACGTCCAGGCTGGCACATTGAGTGCTCGGCCATGGCGCGGGAATATCTTGGGGATACGTTGGATATTCATGGAGGCGGGCAGGATCTACAGTTCCCTCATCACGAGTGCGAATGCGCTCAATCCGAGGTGCTCACAGGCAAGCCGCTGGCGAATTACTGGATGCATAACGGATTTATCCGTATTGATAATGAAAAGATGTCCAAATCACTAGGAAATGGTGTGTTGGTTAAAGACCTCCGCACGCAATATAAACGTGAAGCCATTCGTTACTTCATGTTATCTACACACTATCGTAACCCGCTTAACTTTACGGAGGATACGATGGAGCAAGCGCAGAACAGTGTAGACCGGATTACCAATGCGGTGGTTAATCTTAAGCATCGTTTGCAGGCAGTGACTGTAGATCAGGATAGCTCAGTTGAGTTCACGGCAAGATTGGAACAGATTCGTGAGCAGTATCATGAGAAAATGCAAGATGACTTCAATACGCCTGACGCAATCACAGCTTTATTTGAATGGGCAGGTGAAGCGAACCAATTGTTACAACAGGATGTAGTAAATGCTGCGGATATTCGTGCTCTGCTGGAACTGTTCAGCGAACTGAACGCAGTATTGCGCATCTATACTGATGCTGAGCCTGAACTGTTGGATGATGAAATTGAGCGTTTGATCGAAGAACGTGTAGAAGCGCGTAAATCTAAAAATTGGGCTCGGGCTGACGAGATCCGTGATGAACTATCTGCACAAGGAATCTTGCTTGAGGATACAGCTCAAGGGATGAGATGGCGTCGCAAATGA
- the rplK gene encoding 50S ribosomal protein L11 translates to MAKKVIKMVKLQIPAGKANPAPPVGPALGQAGVNIMAFCKEFNARTADQAGLIIPVEISVFEDRSFTFITKTPPAAVLLKVAAKVEKGSGEPNKKKIATVKRDAVRQIAETKMPDLNAADVESAMRMVEGTARSMGITIED, encoded by the coding sequence ATGGCAAAAAAGGTAATCAAAATGGTAAAACTTCAGATTCCAGCAGGTAAAGCGAATCCAGCGCCTCCGGTAGGTCCAGCTTTGGGTCAAGCAGGTGTCAACATCATGGCATTCTGTAAAGAATTCAACGCTCGTACAGCCGATCAAGCAGGATTGATTATTCCAGTTGAGATTTCTGTATTCGAAGACCGTTCCTTTACATTCATCACTAAAACTCCACCAGCAGCAGTTCTGTTGAAAGTGGCAGCTAAAGTTGAAAAAGGATCCGGCGAGCCGAACAAGAAAAAAATCGCTACCGTTAAACGTGATGCGGTACGTCAAATCGCGGAAACAAAAATGCCTGACCTGAATGCAGCAGACGTTGAGTCCGCAATGCGTATGGTCGAAGGTACTGCCCGCAGCATGGGTATCACCATCGAAGACTAA
- the gltX gene encoding glutamate--tRNA ligase produces MSTEVRVRYAPSPTGHLHIGNARTALFNYLYAKHNKGKFIIRIEDTDVKRNIAGGEESQLKYLKWLGIEWDESIDVGGEYGPYRQTERLDIYRKYTQELLDKGLAYHCYCTEAELEQEREEQTARGETPRYSGKHRDLTPEQRSAFEAEGRVASIRFRVPEERIYTFDDMVKGTISFNSKESGDFVIVKKDGIPTYNYAVAVDDHMMKISHVLRGEDHISNTPRQLMIYEALGWEPPQFGHMTLIVNENHKKLSKRDESVIQFIEQYDQLGYLPEAMFNFISLLGWSPEGEEEIFSQEQLIQIFDTKRLSKSPAVFDTNKLAHLNNHYIKNADPDRIAEMAIPHLQKAGRIASELSAEQKEWAYTLVHLYQEQMTAASDIVELSEVFFRSDLELEAEAVTVLAEEQVPTVLKAFADKVQASDEFTPSKMAALIKEVQKETGFKGKQLFMPIRVALTGQTHGRDLNQTIVLLGRDTVIERLHAQVKGA; encoded by the coding sequence ATGAGCACGGAAGTACGCGTGCGCTACGCGCCGAGTCCAACGGGACACCTACATATCGGGAATGCCCGTACGGCGTTGTTTAATTACTTGTATGCTAAACATAATAAGGGCAAATTCATTATTCGTATTGAGGATACGGACGTGAAGCGTAACATTGCTGGTGGGGAAGAAAGTCAACTGAAGTATCTGAAATGGCTCGGCATCGAATGGGATGAGAGCATTGATGTGGGTGGAGAATACGGGCCATACCGTCAGACGGAACGGCTGGATATCTACCGCAAATATACTCAAGAGCTGCTGGATAAAGGTCTTGCTTACCATTGCTATTGCACAGAAGCGGAATTGGAGCAAGAGCGTGAAGAGCAGACAGCTCGTGGGGAGACGCCGCGTTATTCGGGCAAACACCGGGATCTGACACCAGAGCAACGCAGTGCATTTGAAGCAGAAGGCCGCGTAGCGAGCATTCGTTTCCGTGTACCGGAGGAACGGATCTACACGTTTGATGATATGGTTAAAGGAACAATTTCGTTTAACAGCAAGGAGTCTGGAGACTTCGTTATCGTCAAAAAAGATGGTATTCCTACGTACAACTATGCGGTAGCAGTGGATGATCACATGATGAAAATTTCCCACGTATTGCGCGGGGAAGATCACATCTCCAATACGCCGCGTCAGTTGATGATCTATGAAGCGCTAGGCTGGGAGCCGCCGCAATTTGGTCACATGACGTTGATTGTAAATGAAAATCATAAAAAGCTGAGTAAACGGGATGAATCCGTTATTCAGTTTATTGAACAGTATGATCAGCTCGGCTATTTGCCAGAGGCGATGTTCAACTTCATTTCCTTACTTGGCTGGTCGCCAGAAGGAGAAGAGGAGATCTTCTCACAAGAGCAGCTCATCCAAATTTTTGATACGAAGCGCTTGTCTAAGAGTCCAGCGGTATTTGATACCAATAAACTGGCACACTTGAACAATCACTATATCAAAAATGCAGATCCAGATCGGATTGCTGAAATGGCGATTCCTCATCTGCAAAAGGCAGGACGGATTGCTTCTGAGCTGTCGGCTGAGCAGAAAGAATGGGCTTATACACTCGTTCATCTCTATCAAGAGCAGATGACAGCAGCTTCGGATATCGTTGAATTGTCTGAAGTATTCTTCCGTTCAGATCTCGAACTGGAAGCTGAAGCTGTAACGGTACTCGCTGAAGAGCAGGTGCCGACTGTACTGAAAGCTTTTGCTGACAAAGTTCAAGCAAGTGATGAGTTCACGCCAAGCAAAATGGCAGCACTCATCAAAGAAGTACAGAAAGAAACTGGGTTTAAAGGTAAACAGCTCTTTATGCCAATTCGTGTAGCGTTAACAGGGCAAACACATGGGCGCGATCTGAATCAAACCATTGTACTGCTTGGTCGGGACACAGTGATTGAACGTTTGCATGCCCAAGTAAAAGGGGCATAA
- the rplL gene encoding 50S ribosomal protein L7/L12, with protein sequence MSKEQILEAIKGMTVLELNDLVKAIEEEFGVTAAAPVAVAGGGAAAAEAEQSEFDVILASAGASKINVIKAVREITGLGLKEAKEVVDNAPKALKEKVSKEEAETIKAKLEEAGASIEVK encoded by the coding sequence ATGAGTAAAGAGCAAATCTTGGAAGCAATCAAAGGCATGACTGTACTGGAACTGAACGATCTTGTTAAAGCAATCGAAGAAGAATTCGGCGTAACTGCTGCAGCTCCAGTAGCTGTTGCAGGTGGCGGAGCTGCTGCAGCTGAAGCTGAGCAATCCGAGTTCGACGTAATCTTGGCAAGCGCTGGCGCTTCCAAAATCAACGTTATCAAAGCAGTTCGCGAAATCACTGGTCTTGGCTTGAAAGAAGCTAAAGAAGTAGTTGACAACGCTCCAAAAGCATTGAAAGAAAAAGTAAGCAAAGAAGAAGCTGAAACTATCAAAGCTAAATTGGAAGAAGCAGGCGCTTCAATCGAAGTTAAATAA
- a CDS encoding class I SAM-dependent methyltransferase: protein MSNHYYSDKPQVAHDRKATETMLRGFSLRFVTDAGVFSKNGIDYGSRVLIDVMEIPTGAHVLDVGCGYGPMGLTAAKLVPDGHVTMIDINERAVELSKENAKANGINNVTVMQSNLLAGVEKEDFDVILTNPPIRAGKETVHTIFEQAHRHLKVGGSLWIVIQKKQGAPSAKSKLETLFGRVEEVTKDKGYRIFKAVKTEEVAEG, encoded by the coding sequence ATGTCCAATCATTATTATTCGGACAAACCGCAAGTAGCGCATGATCGGAAGGCGACTGAAACGATGCTTCGTGGATTTAGTCTGCGGTTCGTGACAGACGCTGGTGTATTTTCCAAAAACGGAATTGATTATGGCAGCAGAGTATTAATTGATGTGATGGAGATTCCGACAGGAGCTCACGTTCTTGATGTGGGTTGCGGATACGGACCGATGGGTCTTACAGCAGCGAAGCTTGTACCGGATGGGCATGTCACCATGATTGATATCAACGAGAGAGCTGTTGAACTTTCCAAGGAAAATGCAAAAGCGAATGGAATTAACAATGTTACCGTCATGCAAAGTAATCTACTGGCTGGAGTGGAAAAGGAAGACTTTGATGTTATTCTAACCAATCCCCCTATACGGGCTGGGAAAGAAACGGTTCATACTATATTTGAACAGGCTCATCGTCATTTGAAGGTTGGTGGTTCGTTGTGGATCGTCATTCAGAAGAAGCAAGGAGCTCCTTCGGCAAAATCGAAGTTAGAGACTTTGTTTGGAAGAGTAGAGGAAGTCACAAAGGATAAAGGCTACCGAATTTTCAAAGCGGTGAAAACGGAAGAAGTCGCTGAAGGCTGA
- a CDS encoding Mini-ribonuclease 3 produces the protein MESEETTTHIAEGGWFPYPPSRPARLIPPIALAYIGDAVYEVAVRQYLLSKPNMRPNHLHRSATGLVSAKAQSRILTGIESELTEEERDMVRQGRNAKSGSVPKNADVLEYRHATALECLIGYLYSSGQHDRMIALIGRGIEHAEQQAQSSTK, from the coding sequence ATGGAGTCTGAAGAAACAACAACGCATATCGCTGAGGGGGGCTGGTTTCCCTACCCTCCCTCACGGCCTGCACGTCTGATTCCTCCAATTGCTCTGGCTTATATTGGAGACGCTGTGTATGAGGTGGCGGTACGTCAGTATTTGTTGTCCAAACCCAATATGCGCCCGAATCATCTGCACCGTAGTGCAACAGGGCTTGTATCAGCCAAGGCTCAGAGCCGAATTCTTACAGGAATTGAATCAGAGCTGACCGAAGAAGAACGTGATATGGTTCGTCAAGGGCGAAACGCGAAGTCTGGTTCCGTCCCTAAGAATGCTGATGTTCTAGAGTATAGACATGCTACGGCGCTCGAATGTCTGATCGGCTATTTGTATAGCAGCGGTCAACATGATCGTATGATTGCATTGATTGGTCGTGGGATTGAGCATGCAGAACAACAAGCGCAATCTTCGACAAAATAA
- the sigH gene encoding RNA polymerase sporulation sigma factor SigH produces the protein MSVDLKDIMLSKYDYQSDEDIVEAVREGESEALEFLINKYRNFVRAKARSYFLIGADREDIIQEGMIGLYKSIRDFKGDKLASFKAFAELCITRQIITAIKTATRQKHIPLNSYVSLDKPIYDEESDRTLLDVICGTQVSDPEELIINQEEFVGLEDKMSEILSDLERKVLMLYLDGRSYQEIAVDLDRHVKSIDNALQRVKRKLEKYLEVRDN, from the coding sequence GTGAGTGTCGACCTCAAAGATATCATGTTATCAAAGTATGATTACCAAAGTGACGAAGACATTGTCGAAGCGGTCCGTGAAGGTGAAAGCGAAGCGCTGGAGTTTTTGATTAACAAATATCGCAACTTTGTACGCGCCAAGGCAAGATCTTATTTTCTGATTGGGGCAGACCGGGAAGATATTATTCAAGAAGGAATGATTGGACTCTATAAATCTATTCGAGATTTTAAGGGTGACAAATTGGCTTCGTTCAAAGCTTTCGCTGAGCTGTGTATTACACGGCAGATCATTACGGCGATTAAGACAGCGACACGTCAAAAGCACATTCCACTTAATTCATATGTGTCTCTGGACAAGCCTATTTATGATGAAGAATCCGATCGTACCTTACTCGATGTGATTTGTGGAACCCAGGTCAGTGATCCTGAGGAACTTATCATTAATCAGGAAGAGTTTGTAGGCCTGGAAGATAAGATGTCAGAGATTTTGAGTGATCTGGAACGTAAAGTTTTAATGTTGTATCTTGACGGTAGATCTTATCAAGAAATCGCAGTTGATCTGGACAGACATGTGAAGTCCATTGATAATGCGTTACAGCGTGTGAAGCGAAAACTTGAAAAGTATTTGGAAGTTCGAGATAATTGA
- the rpmG gene encoding 50S ribosomal protein L33 — translation MRVIITLACTNCKQRNYTTTKNKRNHPDRMEMKKFCKFCNEQTSHRETR, via the coding sequence ATGCGGGTAATTATCACTTTGGCTTGTACTAACTGCAAACAAAGAAATTACACAACGACAAAAAACAAGCGTAATCACCCCGACCGCATGGAGATGAAGAAATTTTGCAAGTTTTGTAACGAGCAGACTTCTCATCGCGAAACCAGATAG
- the rlmB gene encoding 23S rRNA (guanosine(2251)-2'-O)-methyltransferase RlmB — protein MEEEWIAGKHSVTEALRSGRTINKIWIADTAQKHLTQPIIAEAKKLGIVIQHVDKRKLDQTVPGIQHQGVVAQAAPYAYVEVEDILAAAKAKGEDPFLILLDEIEDPHNLGSILRTADCTGAHGVIVPKRRSAAVTATVSKTSAGAVEYVPVARVSNLGQTIDRLKEEGVWVVGTDVTAKENVFGNGVFTGPVALVIGNENKGMGRLIREKCDVLIKLPMQGQINSLNASVAAGVVMYEVLRSRQVQE, from the coding sequence ATGGAAGAAGAATGGATCGCTGGTAAACACTCCGTAACGGAGGCACTACGCTCAGGTCGAACCATTAATAAAATATGGATTGCGGACACAGCCCAAAAGCATCTGACCCAGCCGATTATTGCAGAAGCAAAAAAATTAGGGATTGTGATCCAACATGTGGACAAGCGTAAATTGGATCAAACCGTTCCAGGTATACAGCATCAGGGGGTTGTAGCTCAAGCTGCGCCTTATGCTTACGTTGAGGTAGAGGATATTCTTGCCGCAGCTAAAGCGAAGGGGGAAGACCCATTTCTGATTTTGCTCGACGAAATCGAAGATCCACACAATCTTGGATCCATTTTGCGGACGGCAGACTGCACAGGCGCTCATGGTGTCATTGTGCCTAAACGCCGGTCAGCAGCAGTTACTGCTACGGTATCCAAAACATCTGCAGGAGCTGTTGAATATGTACCGGTAGCGCGTGTAAGTAATTTGGGACAAACGATTGATCGTCTCAAGGAAGAAGGCGTGTGGGTGGTCGGCACGGATGTTACTGCTAAAGAAAATGTATTTGGCAATGGGGTCTTCACAGGACCTGTAGCACTCGTGATTGGGAATGAGAACAAAGGTATGGGACGTCTCATCCGTGAAAAATGTGATGTGTTGATTAAATTGCCGATGCAAGGTCAGATTAACTCTCTTAATGCTTCCGTTGCTGCGGGTGTAGTTATGTATGAAGTGCTCCGGTCACGCCAAGTGCAGGAATAG
- the rplA gene encoding 50S ribosomal protein L1: MAKHGKKYLEAAKLIDSEATYEPSEAVELVKKAATAKFDETIEAAVRLGVDPRKQDQAVRGVVVLPHGTGKTQRVLVFAKGDKAKEAEAAGADYVGDADMINKIQQGWFEFDVCVATPDMMSEVGKLGRLLGGKGLMPNPKAGTVTFDVTKAVQEIKAGKIEYRLDRAGQIHAPIGKASFSNEQLNENFKALMDALNRAKPAAAKGVYLKNISISSTMGPGARVNAAAFR; this comes from the coding sequence ATGGCTAAACACGGTAAAAAATACCTGGAAGCTGCTAAGCTGATCGATAGCGAAGCAACTTACGAGCCTTCAGAAGCTGTAGAGCTTGTGAAAAAGGCAGCCACTGCAAAATTCGATGAAACTATCGAAGCAGCAGTACGTTTGGGTGTAGACCCTCGTAAGCAAGACCAGGCTGTACGTGGTGTTGTTGTCTTGCCACACGGCACAGGTAAAACACAACGCGTATTGGTATTTGCAAAAGGTGACAAAGCGAAAGAAGCGGAAGCGGCTGGCGCGGACTATGTTGGTGATGCAGACATGATCAACAAAATCCAACAAGGCTGGTTCGAATTCGACGTCTGCGTAGCGACACCAGATATGATGAGTGAAGTAGGTAAATTGGGCCGACTGCTCGGCGGTAAAGGTCTAATGCCTAACCCTAAAGCCGGAACGGTAACTTTCGACGTAACTAAGGCTGTTCAAGAAATTAAAGCCGGTAAAATCGAATATCGTCTGGATCGTGCAGGTCAAATTCACGCACCGATCGGTAAAGCTTCTTTCTCTAACGAGCAACTTAATGAGAACTTCAAAGCTCTCATGGATGCTTTGAATCGTGCTAAACCGGCGGCAGCTAAAGGTGTTTATCTGAAGAATATCAGTATTTCTTCTACGATGGGCCCTGGCGCACGCGTGAACGCAGCAGCTTTTAGATAA
- the rplJ gene encoding 50S ribosomal protein L10, translating to MANAKVIQAKQESVDAVTAKLRESATTVVVDYRGLNVAQVTELRKQLREAGIEFTVLKNTLLRRATAAAELTELDNVLTGPTAIAFSGEDAVAPAKILNDFAKKNDALKLKGAVVEGRVIGEEEVKALAELPSREGLLSMLLSVLQAPVRNFALAVKAVADKEEQGA from the coding sequence TTGGCAAACGCAAAAGTGATTCAAGCAAAACAAGAGTCCGTTGATGCAGTTACAGCAAAATTGCGCGAGAGCGCAACTACAGTTGTTGTTGACTATCGCGGATTGAACGTTGCCCAAGTAACTGAGCTGCGTAAGCAACTTCGTGAAGCAGGAATCGAATTCACAGTGCTGAAAAACACGTTGCTTCGCCGTGCGACTGCTGCAGCAGAATTGACAGAACTCGATAACGTTCTGACAGGGCCTACTGCAATTGCATTCAGCGGAGAAGACGCTGTAGCTCCAGCCAAAATTCTGAACGACTTCGCGAAAAAGAACGATGCACTGAAATTGAAAGGTGCAGTTGTAGAAGGTCGCGTAATCGGAGAAGAAGAAGTTAAAGCATTGGCAGAACTTCCATCCCGCGAAGGTCTCCTTTCCATGCTCCTCAGCGTGCTTCAAGCGCCAGTGCGCAACTTCGCGCTTGCGGTTAAAGCTGTTGCAGACAAAGAAGAACAAGGCGCGTAA
- the cysE gene encoding serine O-acetyltransferase, whose amino-acid sequence MFKKIRSDIQAVFENDPAARGWFEVVFTYSGLHAIWAHRIAHFLYKRRFFSFARFISQISRFMTGIEIHPGATIGKRLFIDHGMGVVIGETCEIGDDVVIYQGVTLGGTGKEKGKRHPTIGNNVVISSGAKVLGSFSVGDQCNIGANSVVLKEVPANSTVVGIPGRIVKQDGRRVDRLNQQLPDPVIDSLRSMQQEIERLREEVRTMQNTREMESSRDTINKGSMR is encoded by the coding sequence ATGTTTAAGAAGATCAGATCAGATATCCAGGCGGTGTTTGAAAACGATCCAGCGGCCCGGGGATGGTTTGAGGTGGTATTTACTTACTCGGGGCTGCATGCGATATGGGCGCATCGGATCGCGCATTTTTTATACAAGCGAAGGTTCTTCTCGTTCGCCCGGTTCATTTCACAGATTAGCCGTTTTATGACAGGAATCGAAATCCATCCTGGTGCTACAATCGGCAAACGGTTGTTTATTGACCATGGAATGGGTGTAGTTATTGGTGAAACGTGTGAGATCGGTGACGACGTTGTTATCTATCAAGGGGTTACTCTTGGGGGGACGGGAAAAGAAAAAGGTAAGAGACATCCGACAATTGGTAATAATGTGGTTATCTCGTCAGGTGCCAAAGTGCTTGGTTCGTTCAGTGTGGGGGATCAATGCAACATTGGAGCCAACTCGGTTGTACTGAAAGAGGTGCCAGCGAATAGTACGGTTGTGGGTATCCCGGGGAGAATCGTCAAACAGGATGGGCGCCGTGTCGATCGTCTGAATCAACAGTTACCAGATCCAGTCATTGATTCTTTGCGAAGTATGCAACAAGAGATTGAACGCTTGCGGGAAGAGGTGCGTACGATGCAGAATACCCGTGAGATGGAGTCTTCGCGTGATACAATAAATAAAGGAAGCATGAGATGA